In Phocoena sinus isolate mPhoSin1 chromosome X, mPhoSin1.pri, whole genome shotgun sequence, a genomic segment contains:
- the LOC116747771 gene encoding LOW QUALITY PROTEIN: small integral membrane protein 12-like (The sequence of the model RefSeq protein was modified relative to this genomic sequence to represent the inferred CDS: inserted 1 base in 1 codon) codes for MWPVLWTVVSTYAPYVTFPVAFVVGALGYHLEWFIRGKDPQPVEEEKSISERREDRXLDQLLGKDHTQVVSLKDKLEFAPKAVLNRNRPEKN; via the exons ATGTGGCCTGTGCTTTGGACTGTGGTGAGTACCTATGCTCCTTATGTCACCTTTCCCGTGGCCTTCGTGGTTGGGGCTCTGGGCTACCACCTGGAATGGTTCATCCGGGGGAAGGATCCCCAGCCTGTGGAGGAGGAGAAGAGCATCTCGGAGCGCCGGGAGGACC ACCTGGATCAGCTGCTAGGCAAGGACCACACCCAGGTCGTGAGCCTTAAAGACAAGCTGGAATTTGCCCCTAAAGCTGTCCTGAACAGAAACCGCCCGGAGAAGAATTAA